One Parageobacillus sp. KH3-4 genomic region harbors:
- a CDS encoding isochorismatase has protein sequence MAIPAIPAYPMPVSSDLPKNKVSWTPDPKRAALLIHDMQNYFLDAFIPNASPFVELVGNIQQLKKVCKEMGIPVIYSAQPGGQTLEQRGLLQDFWGNGIADDPYQKGIIDELAPDAKDIVLTKWRYSAFKKTNLLEILKGHGRDQLIICGVYAHIGCLLTASDAFMQDIQVFFVADAVADFSLEHHKMALNYAASRCAFVTSTQNLIEALKKEHVSYCQNTLPMSLHDVRNQVAELIQESPADLSDHENLVNRGLDSIRMMSLVEKWRRAGAEITFASLAARPTLFDWWNLLSSQAEKVLSAQDSQ, from the coding sequence ATGGCTATCCCTGCTATTCCAGCTTATCCAATGCCTGTTTCATCAGATCTGCCAAAAAACAAAGTATCGTGGACACCCGATCCTAAACGTGCGGCACTGCTTATTCACGATATGCAAAATTATTTTCTTGACGCTTTTATCCCTAATGCGTCGCCTTTCGTCGAACTTGTGGGGAATATTCAACAGCTAAAAAAGGTATGCAAAGAAATGGGTATTCCTGTCATTTACTCTGCGCAACCGGGTGGACAAACGCTGGAACAGCGTGGATTGCTTCAGGATTTTTGGGGAAATGGAATCGCTGATGATCCTTATCAAAAGGGGATTATAGATGAATTAGCACCTGATGCCAAGGATATCGTTCTTACAAAGTGGAGATACAGCGCATTCAAAAAAACCAATCTTTTAGAAATATTAAAAGGACATGGGCGAGATCAGTTGATTATTTGCGGTGTTTATGCGCATATCGGATGCTTATTAACCGCTAGTGATGCCTTTATGCAGGATATACAAGTGTTTTTTGTTGCGGATGCTGTCGCTGATTTTTCGTTAGAGCATCATAAAATGGCTCTCAATTATGCGGCCAGCCGTTGTGCATTCGTTACGTCCACGCAAAATCTAATTGAAGCATTAAAAAAAGAACATGTTTCGTACTGCCAAAACACATTGCCAATGAGTTTGCATGATGTACGTAATCAAGTAGCGGAGCTTATTCAAGAGTCTCCAGCGGATCTTTCCGATCATGAGAATTTGGTAAACAGGGGATTGGACTCCATTCGCATGATGAGTTTAGTTGAAAAATGGAGAAGAGCGGGAGCGGAGATTACATTTGCGTCCCTTGCTGCACGTCCTACTCTCTTTGATTGGTGGAACTTGTTGTCTTCTCAAGCGGAAAAGGTACTATCTGCTCAAGACTCGCAATAA